One Spinacia oleracea cultivar Varoflay chromosome 4, BTI_SOV_V1, whole genome shotgun sequence DNA segment encodes these proteins:
- the LOC110782732 gene encoding two-pore potassium channel 1, which produces MWHSLMASNDLKESLISQSFHGKESKNAVKRRRFRRVKSAPLNELTLGEIDGSIASTRRCESQFESLHPSLTGVAIYLFIYLVIGGICFYLVRHQINGLKTNGIVDALYLCIVTMTTVGYGDLVPQSVLGKLFACAFVFIGMALVGLVLSKGADYLVEKQEALLVRALHMRQKLSPGDIMKEIETNKSRYKFILALVFLLILVMTGTIFLTCVEKLDIIDAFYCVCCTITTLGYGDRSFSTEGGRLFAVVWILMSTICLAQFFLYLTEINTEKRQKHLVHCVLTRHMTNVDLEAADIDEDGVVGAAEFVLYKLKELGKITQDDISLMMEEFEELDVDQSGTLSVSDLALAQSSPQAKDLTSDQGRPC; this is translated from the exons ATGTGGCATAGTCTGATGGCCAGTAACGACTTAAAAGAGTCCCTAATATCGCAATCCTTCCATGGAAAGGAATCAAAGAATGCAGTCAAGAGGAGGAGGTTTCGCCGGGTAAAGAGTGCACCTCTCAATGAGCTCACCCTTGGAGAAATAGATGGCAGTATTGCTTCAACTAGAAGATGTGAATCCCAATTTGAGAGTCTGCATCCTAGTTTGACGGGAGTAGCTATATATTTGTTCATTTACCTGGTTATTGGTGGTATTTGCTTTTACTTAGTCAGACATCAAATCAATGGTTTAAAGACAAATGGCATAGTTGATGCTCTTTATCTCTGTATTGTCACCATGACTACAGTTGGGTATGGGGACCTGGTGCCACAGAGTGTTCTTGGAAAGCTCTTTGCTTGTGCCTTTGTCTTCATAGGAATGGCTTTGGTGGGATTGGTTCTTAGTAAAGGAGCAGATTACCTTGTTGAGAAGCAGGAGGCGTTGTTGGTTAGAGCTTTGCATATGAGACAAAAACTCAGTCCAGGCGACATAATGAAGGAAattgaaacaaacaaatctagATACAAGTTCATCTTGGCATTAGTATTTCTATTGATACTCGTCATGACTGGAACAATCTTCTTGACATGTGTTGAGAAGTTGGATATCATAGATGCATTTTACTGTGTTTGCTGTACCATTACTACGCTAGGTTATGGTGATCGCAGTTTCTCGACAGAAGGAGGTCGTTTATTTGCAGTTGTATGGATTCTGATGAGCACAATATGCTTAGCTCAGTTTTTCCTCTATCTTACTGAAATAAATACTGAAAAGAGACAAAAGCACCTTGTCCACTGTGTTCTTACTCGACATATGACCAATGTGGATCTTGAGGCAGCTGATATCGATGAAGATGGAGTTGTTGG TGCTGCTGAATTTGTTCTATATAAGCTCAAAGAGTTGGGAAAAATTACTCAGGATGATATATCTCTTATGATGGAAGAATTTGAAGAATTGGATGTTGATCAGTCAGGAACTTTATCAGTGTCTGATTTAGCACTAGCTCAATCATCTCCACAAGCAAAAGATTTGACTTCTGATCAGGGGAGACCTTGTTGA